A part of Sandaracinaceae bacterium genomic DNA contains:
- a CDS encoding DUF4920 domain-containing protein, whose amino-acid sequence MTRELRSWCVVGVMSVMGCGRPAEAPGAAAAEVTTGAPGASGAAEPAAAAEPGAGAPAATGAGEQAFGAPLAGEREPVALSALIDDPAAYTGQVVRTEGEISAVCQNMGCWMELRDEQARAVRVPMAGHAFFLPRDVSGRRALVEGPLNVRPLSAAEREHLAAEGATATDVGLELSATSVVVRAAVEPSATL is encoded by the coding sequence ATGACTCGTGAGCTTCGGTCGTGGTGTGTGGTTGGCGTGATGAGCGTGATGGGCTGTGGGCGGCCTGCGGAGGCGCCTGGGGCTGCGGCCGCCGAGGTGACGACCGGCGCTCCGGGGGCGTCGGGTGCGGCAGAGCCTGCTGCGGCCGCGGAGCCGGGAGCCGGTGCTCCCGCGGCGACGGGAGCCGGGGAGCAGGCGTTCGGCGCGCCGTTGGCTGGTGAGCGTGAGCCGGTGGCGCTCAGCGCGCTGATCGACGACCCCGCGGCCTACACCGGGCAGGTGGTGCGCACCGAGGGCGAGATCAGCGCGGTGTGTCAGAACATGGGCTGCTGGATGGAGCTGCGCGACGAGCAGGCGCGGGCGGTTCGCGTGCCGATGGCGGGGCACGCTTTCTTCCTGCCTCGCGACGTGAGCGGGCGGCGGGCGCTGGTGGAGGGGCCGCTCAACGTGCGTCCGCTGAGCGCGGCAGAGCGCGAGCACCTGGCGGCCGAGGGCGCGACCGCCACGGACGTGGGCCTCGAGCTGAGCGCCACCAGCGTCGTGGTGCGGGCGGCCGTCGAGCCGAGCGCAACGCTGTAG
- a CDS encoding sulfotransferase: protein MTVLPPPPHRPFGMRLVNGVGRVAGRALGPRPSLAAEALRAEAVARTGFDDFGPLDFVEGLECLIDSLEREAQLHVIGRISAKTQIVDALSVRLELLAHRKAHPEVDGERIERPLFVLGLPRTGTTILYELLALDPSSRSPVMWELSRPCPPPEPETYANDPRIAPIEQHLARFRRMVPTLDAIHPMGATLPQECLVTMAPSFRSYQFPLSFHVPSYVQWCTQADLAPAYHFHRFFLQHLQSRFRRERWVLKSPAHLGQLDALLAMYPDARVIQTHRDPVEVIPSVSSLHHVVRGFGSDGLDPHALGAAQVEYWGSALTRTMASRDQRPDLAQQFTDVHFEELLADPIAVVERVYAHFQMPLVPSTVDVMRAYLAAHPRGVHGQHQYSLEMFGLNAAGVAEKFGAYRARHGYDVGQAPAARTSQP, encoded by the coding sequence GTGACTGTCCTCCCGCCGCCACCGCACCGGCCCTTCGGCATGCGCCTCGTCAACGGGGTGGGGCGGGTCGCGGGTCGGGCGCTCGGGCCGCGGCCCAGCTTGGCGGCCGAGGCTCTCCGCGCGGAGGCTGTCGCGCGCACGGGCTTCGACGACTTCGGCCCGCTGGACTTCGTCGAGGGGCTCGAGTGCTTGATCGACTCGCTCGAGCGCGAGGCCCAGCTGCATGTCATTGGCCGCATCTCGGCAAAGACGCAGATCGTGGACGCGCTCAGCGTGCGGCTCGAGCTCCTGGCGCATCGCAAGGCCCACCCGGAGGTCGACGGCGAGCGCATCGAGCGGCCGCTGTTCGTGCTCGGGCTGCCGCGCACCGGCACCACCATCCTCTACGAGCTGCTCGCGCTCGACCCGTCGAGCCGTTCGCCGGTCATGTGGGAACTCAGTCGCCCGTGTCCGCCGCCCGAGCCGGAGACGTACGCGAACGACCCGCGCATCGCGCCCATCGAGCAGCACCTCGCGCGCTTCCGCCGGATGGTACCCACGCTGGACGCCATTCATCCCATGGGCGCCACGCTGCCGCAGGAGTGCCTCGTGACGATGGCGCCCAGCTTCCGGAGCTACCAGTTCCCGCTCAGCTTCCACGTGCCCAGCTACGTGCAGTGGTGCACGCAGGCGGATCTCGCGCCGGCCTACCACTTTCATCGCTTCTTCCTGCAGCACCTCCAGTCGCGCTTTCGGCGTGAGCGCTGGGTGCTGAAGTCGCCGGCGCACCTGGGTCAGCTGGACGCGCTCCTCGCCATGTACCCCGACGCGCGCGTCATCCAGACGCACCGCGACCCGGTCGAGGTCATCCCCTCGGTCTCGAGCTTGCACCACGTGGTGCGGGGCTTTGGCAGCGACGGGCTGGACCCGCACGCGCTGGGCGCGGCGCAAGTGGAGTACTGGGGCAGCGCGCTCACACGCACCATGGCGAGCCGCGACCAACGCCCGGACCTCGCCCAGCAGTTCACCGACGTGCACTTCGAGGAGCTGCTCGCGGACCCCATCGCCGTGGTGGAGCGGGTGTACGCGCACTTCCAGATGCCCCTCGTGCCGTCCACCGTGGACGTCATGCGCGCATATCTCGCGGCGCACCCCCGCGGCGTGCATGGGCAGCATCAGTACTCGCTCGAGATGTTCGGGCTGAACGCGGCCGGGGTGGCCGAGAAGTTCGGCGCGTATCGCGCGCGCCATGGATACGACGTGGGCCAAGCGCCCGCAGCGAGAACGAGCCAGCCATGA